In one window of Mercurialis annua linkage group LG4, ddMerAnnu1.2, whole genome shotgun sequence DNA:
- the LOC126679432 gene encoding myb-related protein 306-like, with translation MGRPPCCDKIGMKKGPWTPEEDILLVSYIQEHGPGNWRAVPTNTGLLRCSKSCRLRWTNYLRPGIKRGNFTDHEEKMIIHLQALLGNRWAAIASYLPQRTDNDIKNYWNTHLKKKLKKLESGSSHDHNEAANQSKNQEPSTPIISRGQWERRLQTDIHTARKALYEALSPEKLQSNKNINDDQFMNLSTEKPESSGSIYASSTENIAKLLQGWMKTGPNKILKSEQGFISDLMAPTDSFSSSDQELKADDHGVELAETFESLFGFESFDSSNSDSMSPPDHQHESKPNSMPPLSVLEKWLLDEGANQVISLDDQTIFH, from the exons ATGGGTAGACCACCATGCTGTGATAAGATTGGTATGAAGAAAGGGCCATGGACTCCTGAAGAAGATATTCTGTTGGTTTCTTATATTCAAGAGCATGGTCCTGGTAATTGGAGAGCTGTGCCCACTAACACag GTTTGCTAAGATGCAGTAAAAGTTGCAGGCTTAGATGGACTAATTACCTCAGACCAGGCATCAAACGTGGTAATTTTACTGATCATGAGGAGAAAATGATTATTCACCTCCAAGCCCTTTTAGGCAACAG ATGGGCAGCCATAGCTTCATATCTTCCACAAAGAACAGATAATGACATTAAAAACTATTGGAATACACATTTGAAGAAGAAGCTAAAAAAGCTTGAATCAGGATCATCCCATGACCATAATGAAGCtgcaaatcaatcaaaaaatcaaGAACCATCTACACCAATTATCAGTAGAGGTCAATGGGAAAGAAGGCTTCAAACTGATATTCACACGGCCAGAAAAGCACTCTACGAAGCTTTATCTCCAGAGAAATTACAAagcaacaaaaatattaatgatgATCAGTTCATGAATCTTTCAACTGAAAAACCAGAATCAAGTGGTTCTATTTATGCATCGAGCACTGAAAATATTGCCAAATTGCTTCAAGGGTGGATGAAAACTGGGCCTAATAAGatattaaaaagtgaacaagGATTTATCAGCGATTTAATGGCTCCTACTGATTCATTTTCATCAAGTGATCAAGAATTAAAGGCAGATGATCATGGGGTTGAATTAGCAGAGACGTTTGAATCATTGTTTGGTTTTGAGTCATTTGATTCTTCAAATTCTGATTCTATGTCACCACCTGATCATCAACATGAAAGCAAGCCAAATTCTATGCCACCACTTTCAGTTCTTGAGAAATGGCTTCTTGATGAGGGAGCAAATCAAGTGATCTCATTGGATGATCAAACTATTTTTCATTAG
- the LOC126678858 gene encoding uncharacterized protein LOC126678858 yields MGAHVEFFLNSHLRLLIMGSATLILHQKFSLFLNFFWVSVTALFRLISGALFRVKEGGFTNPEADDVKDTKETEVLEEKEDEEEKPKFEFKFKYQTNRENYEYEPVVSESISSTPTTKKYEFMSSKDSNLYLEKPHVFSLSVKELYADSIANYKDIISNLPSVKSEKLESIHEENKQEIIEKLENKTCVEGSSLGDELGLSKEKNNVWSDHQVSRDDDDSLLEKDIVGNRDSDSNSDSDSITSSHEVVSRFVGLKNDGFLSDKDFETAFEFVDLEGIRLGKEGEEELIEEKEEEEMENMSSGYDSYNIDDGDSNNIEDSSKQNYDEEHVQGNNNLEQEGQNCNDKEAKDSLNNSEKSASQDSSACDNEDSNGLEILWEHQELIEQLKMELKKVRATGLPTILEEDESPKIMEDLKPWKIDEKFRHEDRMGELHKFYRSYRERMRKFDILNYQKMYALGFLQSKDPLKAISSNKASAPALASLLSQTFLPGKRKKSSSDPIMTFIKELHSDLEMIYVGQMCLSWEILHWQYEKALEIWDSDPYGIRGYNEVAGEFQQFQVLMQRFVENEPFEGPRVQNYVKNRCVLRNLLQVPVIREDRIVDKRARRKAAKDDENAITSDKLVEIVEESIRIYWRFVRADKDSHNVIQKCRRGTQIEPQDPTELELLTEVRTSLQKKEKKLKDILRSGNCILKKFKKNEEETSSDQVLYFFSQVDMKLVSRVLNMSKITTDQLIWCSNKLSKINFVSRKIHVDSSFLLFPC; encoded by the exons ATGGGTGCCCATGTTGAGTTTTTCCTCAATTCCCATCTCAGATTATTGATTATGGGCTCTGCTACTTTAATTCTCCATCAAaaattctctctttttcttaactttttcTGGGTCTCTGTTACTGCTCTGTTTCGTTTAATCAGTGGAGCTTTATTCAG GGTCAAAGAGGGTGGCTTTACCAACCCAGAAGCTGATGATGTTAAGGACACAAAAGAAACCGAAGTTTTGGAAGAAaaggaagatgaagaagaaaaaccAAAATTCGAGTTCAAATTTAAGTATCAGACAAATAGAGAGAATTATGAGTATGAGCCAGTTGTTTCAGAATCAATATCCTCTACACCAACCACAAAAAAGTATGAATTCATGTCTAGTAAAGATTCTAATCTATACTTAGAGAAGCCACACGTTTTTAGTCTTAGTGTGAAAGAATTGTATGCTGATTCCATTGCCAATTATAAAGATATTATCAGTAACTTGCCAAGCGTGAAATCAGAAAAATTAGAGTCTATTCATGAGGAGAATAAACAAGAGATAATAGAGAAGCTTGAGAATAAAACATGTGTTGAAGGATCTAGTTTAGGAGATGAATTGGGACTTAGTAAGGAGAAGAACAATGTGTGGAGTGATCATCAAGTTTCTAGAGATGATGATGACTCTCTATTAGAGAAAGACATTGTTGGTAATCGTGATTCTGATTCCAATTCCGATTCTGATTCGATTACTTCGAGTCATGAGGTTGTAAGTCGTTTTGTAGGTTTGAAAAACGATGGCTTCTTGTCGGATAAGGATTTCGAAACtgcgtttgaatttgttgatTTGGAAGGTATTAGATTAGGGAAAGAAGGAGAGGAGGAACTAATTGaggagaaggaagaagaagaaatggaaAATATGAGTTCTGGATATGATTCGTATAATATTGACGACGGTGATAGTAATAACATAGAGGACTCCAGTAAGCAGAATTATGATGAAGAACATGTTCAAGGTAACAATAATTTAGAGCAAGAAGGACAAAATTGCAATGACAAGGAAGCGAAGGATAGTTTAAATAATTCCGAGAAGTCTGCTTCTCAGGATTCGTCTGCCTGCGATAATGAGGATTCAAATGGATTGGAAATTCTATGGGAACATCAAGAGCTGATAGAGCAGCTCAAAATGGAGCTAAAGAAGGTTAGAGCTACTGGTTTGCCAACTATCTTAGAAGAAGATGAATCGCCGAAAATAATGGAAGATTTAAAACCATGGAAGATTGATGAGAAGTTCCGGCATGAAGATAGAATGGGTGAGCTTCATAAGTTCTACAGGAGTTACAGGGAGCGAATGCGGAAATTTGATATCTTGAATTACCAGAAGATGTATGCATTAG GTTTTCTTCAATCAAAGGATCCACTTAAAGCGATTTCAAGCAATAAAGCTTCAGCTCCAGCATTGGCATCCCTCCTTTCGCAAACATTCCTGCCTGGGAAGCGGAAAAAGTCCAGTTCGGATCCAATTATGACCTTTATTAAAGAATTACATAGCGATTTGGAAATGATCTATGTCGGTCAAATGTGCCTTTCGTGGGAAATTCTCCATTGGCAGTATGAAAAGGCACTAGAGATATGGGATTCTGACCCTTACGGAATTCGCGGTTACAATGAAGTTGCTGGAGAATTCCAACAGTTTCAGGTTCTTATGCAGAGGTTCGTTGAAAATGAACCTTTTGAAGGACCTAGAGTGCAAAACTACGTCAAGAATCGCTGTGTTCTGCGTAATCTCCTTCAGGTTCCTGTCATAAGAG AAGATCGTATAGTCGATAAAAGGGCGAGACGGAAAGCTGCAAAGGACGACGAGAATGCAATTACTAGCGACAAACTAGTAGAAATCGTGGAAGAATCAATACGAATTTACTGGCGATTTGTTCGAGCCGACAAAGACTCACACAACGTGATTCAAAAGTGTCGACGAGGAACTCAAATCGAACCTCAAGACCCTACAGAACTAGAACTTCTGACAGAAGTCCGGACGAGTCTGCAAAAGAAGGAGAAGAAGCTTAAGGACATATTGAGAAGTGGAAATTGTATATTgaagaaatttaaaaagaatgaaGAAGAAACAAGCTCAGATCAagttctttatttcttctctcAAGTAGATATGAAGCTGGTATCAAGGGTGCTCAACATGTCTAAAATAACGACTGATCAACTGATATGGTGTAGCAACAAATTAAGCAAGATTAATTTTGTCAGTAGGAAGATTCATGTTGATTCATCATTTTTGCTGTTTCCTTGCTGA